The DNA region AATTTCCTTTTTTGtggctgtttgtttacagcagcGGTCAGTTCAGTGTTTGCCATGTCTGGAGCCTTTTTCACAGATAGGTTGTTGTTCTTCACCCCCCTGCTTCTCTCGCTCTTATCGCTTGAACCTGGGAGTAAACAAGCCGCCTGCTGGCTGGGAACGTGCCCAGCTATCTGATCTGTCCTCATCTGAGTTTACTTAAAAACTGGCTTCTCAGAATTATTTGTTTCAAGTTTTCTGATTTGGTCTCCTCTTGCtcatacaaaatgaaaatgatcgtgaaattaaattaaaatatttttgactAGAGGTAACTCAAGGAAATATAACAAATATATTAGTTATAGCCACACCTGCCAAATCATGTAGGATGATTCTGGAACAGGTTCAAGACAAACGAAGTGATGCATATGCAAAATGTCGTAAATTAAAGGGATACTATATCAAAtgattattgttttttgttctacAAGCCAGGTTTCTTGTtctcatgttgtttttgttgtctgtccCACAGCAACCTCTCCTCCAATCATCTGTCCAGACTGGAGGAGTCCAGCTTCGTAGGCCTCAGCCTGCTGGACGAGCTGCACATCGGAAACAACCGTGTGAGCTTTATAGCAGACGGAGCTTTTCGTGGCCTCTCCAACCTGCAGATGCTGTGAGTTAAACTCAAAAATcttaaacaaaacacaaaagtttCCTCAAAATGTGATCTCGTGCAGGCTAAGTGATCAGAATATGACTGATTCGAAAAGGGAGAAGTGCTATTTCCAAAGTGTCAAACCTTTCCTTTAAGTCGATAGTACAttgtgtgagtcagtgtttcAGCTAACACGAACATTAAATATACGCACAGGTCCCTAAAAACACTTCACATGCTGCCCCTCCACCCTCGTTAAAACCCACCTCCACCATCAGTTCTCTGCCTGAGTGGAAATATCCTGCCTGATCTGTTTTGGGGATGTGAAATAGATTACTGTGTTGAGGTCTCTCCACACACATAAAACCCTCCAAGAGGCTAAACCCGACCTCAAcaaccccccacctcctcccttcctccaccCGACCCCTCCCCACATCAACATCCACCCTTCCCCCCTTTCCCACAGAGTGGCTCCGTAACATTTCCCCTGGTTGGGTTTTTTTAACTGGAACCAAATGTGAGTTGTGCTGCTGAGGTCACTGTAGGGCAGGTGTGCAGCTAGGTGGACATGGATTGCTTCAGGGCTTCAAATCTGCCACCCCcttccattcacacacacacacacacacacacacacacacacacacacacacacacacacacacacacacacacacagacttcctTAATCTCAATCAGCCATAACCAGACACGTTGAGGAGGAAAATAACTGTTTGAAAGCATTAGAGGAGCTGAGGCATCAAAGGAGGCAATTTCTCAGGGAAAATCTTAGCTTTTAGTGATATTCGTATTCTAATGCTGCGTATGTAGTTGTTTGgtgtatttttctctctgcgGATATTTTTTCAGCTGTCACAGTTCCAGTTTGAtagcagaaaatgtttcaggGAACATTAACGTTAATTGTCAGATTTTGGTGTCATTCCCTCAGAATCAAAGAGCATGGGCTTTTTTTGCTGAGCTTTGTATTTTGCCCTGAAGTTCAGAGATCATACAAGGAGAAATCCATTGAAGTGAAGGCAAAAAGACCAATTTCTGTACCCACAGCAGTGGGAACTAGACCAGAAGCCGGTTACAGCAGCTATTCTTAACTTTAAACTTTGCCTCGTTATAATGTAAGTATTTACAAAGTGGAGATTTACACAACTCTGAATTAAAACAGTTTGCACCACAGTTTGTCTTCCAGATGTAACCATTATGTAGCTAACTGAACCAACTAACAAACGTTAGTTTGTTAGTAGTTTGGCATAgattgaagagaaaaagagtTGATGGCATTTGGCTGACACATCTGGTTTGACACTTGAAATGCAGTTAAATAATAATGGAAATTCCCccaaaaaagataaaatgaattaatgttGGTTAGGGTCGCAAAATCAAATATGCATGTGTGGAGAAATATTGTGTTTCAGAGTTATTTGGAGGAGTGGGAAAAATACATACAGTTACAGTATTAACAGTTAAGTTATAACGAGGCTAAGTTTGGGCTTATGACCAGCTGATGCAGCAGCTCTTGAATGCAACACAGCTAACAGGCACTTCGGCTTCTAACAGggttttacaaaacaaaaataaaagtcttgGTCACAGATGAACCCACAGAATGTGTTAAATATCATAAACCCACAATGTATTTAATGGTGGCTGGAGATGTGGCAACATTTCCTTTGAGGCTGAGTCGCATAGATATTTGCAATGCATGCAGAGTATATTTATGCCCTTGAATGTTTAAAATGTAGCACACTTTAAACAGCACTGTTTCCTTGTAAAACTTCTTTTTCTATACGACACAGAAAAGCCATTTCAGACTTTTAAAAGTGCCGCAAAGGCCGGGAAGGAGCTTCCTGTAAGGCATGGAGCCACTTTGAATATAATTTAAAGTCTCAAACATTTTCCCCCTCACACGAAACGTAAAGCCGCATAAAGTTTTATTAACATCGCCACTGCAGTTGTTTTCTGGGTGTGGATTTTTTACAATGCggtctgtctttgtttcctcGGAAAGGGATCTCCAAAAGAATGAAATCTCCTGGACCATTGAAGACATGAACGGTCCCTTTTCTGCGTTGGACAAGCTGAAGAGACTGTGAGTTCATGGTGGAAATCATGGAACACATTAAGGCCAGTGAGGAACAGTGAGGTGTGAAACTGATCAGTTCGTCATTTTCCCAGATTTCTGCAGGGGAACCAGATCCGCTCAGTCACCAAGAAGTCTTTCTCGGGCCTGGACGCGCTGCAGCACCTGTGAGTCGGCCTCGTGTTTCACTGATTGTTTCCAAAAGTCCGAGCTGTAAACTAAGCAGGGTGAATCACACTGAGACACAGGGGCTGTTTGTTAGAGGTGTACACCCATACTGTCTTCTCCCATTCCTCTACTTTGATGTGGAATCGAGAAAAAACTCTGCCATTAGTATCTTACATGTGTGCCAGACTATATCGATCACTGAGGCAAGTGGAGggagctctctgtgtgtgtggatgtgtgtgtatgagtgtataACAGCTGCATTTGATTCTAATTAGAGTTTTTTCCCAGCCGTTGCCAGAGCTCAAAGCAGCCCAGAGTTGGGCCTCTCTTGATTAACACAGCAAACTGCTGCCCAGAGTTTTATTGTTCTGGAGCCCAGACTTTTTTCTCCCCTCGATTGAAGTTTTTGTAGCTTTCACTCTGTGCGGCTGATGTTGGCCGAAAATGCTGCCATCTTTCTGTGAGGATCTCACCAGTcttaatttcttttctcttttctccacagagatTTGAGTAATAATGCTATCATGTCTGTCCAAGCGAACGCCTTTTCTCAGATGAAGAACCTGCAGGAGCTGTGAGTATGATCACGGACGGCTTTTGttagtgtttcagtgttgatgTGGGACAGAACACCAGGTGAAACTCATTATGGTGTGCTGGGAAAGTCAGCAGCAAACAGTGCTTACTTCAATGTTAATACCAGGCCCACATTTTCCTTTGTCTCCTTCCCCCATAACTTCCAGTAAAAAGCTGTACAAgggattttttcatttttgttattgtgattTAATGGATGTTGAGCAAATTTCTCACAGTTTTAAAAAGCAGTCTATTTAGTATTCCCACCAGTAAGcaaagcaacattaaaatgttgtattaCATTGTTATGTGTGTTGTATAGACTTTGTGTATtgttaaaagcatttttcacaaACTATGCAAGAGAAAAATCACAGAAAAGATTTAAAATGTTATTGCAATGTGAATTTTTTGGGCATCTTCTCTCCTGGCAGACGTCTGAACACCTCCAGCCTGCTGTGCGACTGCCAGCTGAAGTGGCTTCCCGTCTGGGTGGCAGAACAAACCTTCCTGCCCTGCGTCAACGCCAGCTGCGCCCACCCACAAATGCTGAAGGGCAGGAGCGTGTTCGCTGTCAGCCAGGAGGAGTTTGTATGCGGTGAGTGATACATTCACTCAGTGTTacacctttacacacacacacacacacacacacacacacacacacacacacacacacacacacacacacacacacacacacacacacacacacacacacacacacactgtaatgcCTTAAAAACAGCCATTTATCCATGCAGGTTTTCCATTTACAAACTGACCCAGATTGTTCAATATTTTCCTCCTCAACTCGTGGACAAGCTAATGAGTGTCATGCAGGGACTGGTATGGAAATTTACTAAGGTGTCAGCTTTCCTGGTTACCATCAGGCACTGAGATACCAACGACTGAGGAGATATTTGAGTTCAGTTCTTCCCCTGTCAGAGTCTCATCTCAGCAATTTCAAattctcctttttgttttcttcccagATGACTTCCCAAAGCCTCAAATCACAGTGCAGCCGGAGACCCAGTCAGCCCTCAAGGGCACCAACGTGACGTTTGTCTGCTCGGCGGCCAGCTCCAGTGACTCGCCTATGACCTTCGCCTGGAAGAAAGACAATGAGGTCCTCAATGACGCGGAGATCCACAACCAGGCCCACCTGCGTGTGCAGGGAGGCGCAGGAGGCGAGACAGAGGTGACAGAGTATACGACCACCCTGCAGCTGCGTAATGTGGAGTTTTCCAGTGAGGGAAAGTACCAGTGCGTCATCTCCAACCACTTTGGATCGTCCTATTCCACCAAGGCCAGGCTCACTGTCAACAGTAAGTTTGAGATGGGATTAACCAATTGTTTGGGATGTGTCTCAATCCACAAGGTGCCCGTTAAAGTCTTAAATGATCCAAATTTGAggtcttttttgtcatttccagtGCTGCCTTCCTTCACCAAGATGCCAATGGACCTGAGTATTCGTGCTGGAGCAACAGCCAGGCTGGAATGTGCTGCCGTTGGTCACCCTTCCCCTCAGATAGCCTGGCAGAAAGATGGAGGCACTGACTTCCCTGCTGCCCGTGAACGCCGTATGCACGTCATGCCGGAggatgatgtgtttttcatagtGGACGTCAAGACTGAGGACATAGGCGTTTATAGCTGCACTGCTCAGAACACAGCTGGAGCCATTTCAGCCAATGCTACACTGACTGTTCTAGGTGAGAAACAACACTGTTGGAGCAGAAAGTCACACTCCATATTTAGAGCCCAAATTTTCAGTTCAGAGGCTTGTATGAAGGATAGACAAACTTCGCAGTGATGaatcatttcaacattgttGCTTCCTCATCACACTAACCCATTCTACTGCTGTAAACCTTCTACAGAAACACCCTCGTTCTTGCGGCCCCTTATGGATCGCACTGTGGCAAAGGGTGAAACCGCTGTCCTCCAGTGCATAGCTGGTGGCAGCCCTCCTCCAAGGCTAAACTGGACCAAAGACGACAGCCCACTGCTAGTGACCGAGCGCCACTTCTTCGCAGCTGCCAACCAGCTTCTCATCATCGTtgatgctgcagaggctgaCGCTGGGAAGTACACTTGCGAGATGTCAAACGCCCTAGGCACCGAAAGGGGTAACGTTAGGCTGGCAGTCATACCAAATCCCAACTGTGACTCTGGAGTGCAAGGTGGCGTGGGAGTCGGCATGGTGAGCGGGGCAGGATCGGACGATGATGGGTGGACCACAGTGGGAATTGTCATCATAGCTGTGGTGTGCTGCGTGGTGGGCACATCGCTGGTTTGGGTGGTCATCATTTACCACACTCGGCGACGCAACGAGGACTGCAGCGTCACCAACACAGGTTGGTTAACAGCACCTCTTTGCAGTTGGAATTTTACTTTGATCCCCACAGTACTTGGATTGCTTCTTCTTTCCACATTTAACGGCAGTCTGTTAGCTATAAAACTGGAAGTGTACATGATGTCCTTGTGCTTCAGATGAGACCAACTTGCCTGCCGACATTCCCAGCTACCTGTCCTCCCAGGGCACACTTGCGGACCGACAGGACGGCTACATTCCCTCAGAGAGCGGCAGCAGCCATCAGTACATGGCTTCATCAATTAGTGGCTTCTACCTGCAGCCGAAAGACATGAATGGTAGCACACctgccttttcttctttgtcCTAAAATTTAATCCTtctgcagcatcacattttTCTTAAACAATACTGTTGCTTCACCCACGCAGGTCTTTGTCAGCTGGatacaggaagtgaagcagacATGGAGGCAGCCATCGATCCTCTACTCTGCCATTATCAAGGTCCAATCAGCTCACTGCTTCGCCGAGATATGTACTCCACTGACCCATCCGAAGTCTTCACAGGTACGTACAACTTGTCTGTCAAATGGAAACGGTTCTTTAGATCATTATCCTACAACAAGACTGTTGTTGGTCAGGAACATTATGTCCAAGTATTCCTGAAGTACATTCAGTATCTCTGGAATTTTTCTTTCTGACTCACATGGAATCaataatttccattttttcacCTCCAGGTTGTTCCATCGACCAAAGGCCCATATGCATTGACTCCTACAGCGGCAGCCTCACGAACTCTAAAAGGAGGGACTACTTCCTGTCAGAGCATTATgacctctgctcctccactgtCTTGATGCAGCTTCCCAATGCGAGTCTCCATCATGGCCCCTCCCAACAGCAGAGTGACCACCGACCAACcatggaggagggagaagccAATGACTATGGGAGAGCTCATGAGTGTCTTTCCCCCTGCAACACCTTCATGGGTAGGTTTTAAGTTAACCAATTTTCCAAACTTTTACAGATTTTGTCTGTAAATTGGTCTGACTTCTTCTCATACCTTTCTCACTCAGGAACATTTGGGAAAGCTCCCTGGAGGCCACATAAGGACCTGTACACAGACTTCGGCCTACCATCAGTGACACATAATGGAATAACTCTGCACGAGAATCCATACGCCGCTCCTGACACCGAGTCAGACCAGGAAGAGAATGGTTTCGCCAAGGACTCTGAGTCAGAGCAGAGCAACAGCGTTTATGAACAGCcatttgacagcagcaggactgatCCCATCACACAGCGCAGAACGAGCACTTAGCTGAGTGACTCTTGTTTTTCATGAAGAGGAAGAcccaaaaatgaacatttctacCTCACTGAATGGACACTTTTGCAATAAAGGACTCCTCAAATGTGCAACAAGTGAATGTAAAGGACAATTTAATGTTCctagagaaaagaaaaaggagcaTATTAGCAGCTGTTCTTTAAGGACACAGCTTCAGTTAAATAATATAGATGAttatatacatttttatataAAGTTTATTATATTTTGTAAATTGTATATAAACAGATTCCATTATTTTTGCTTACCTTTTGTGTATGAGAATTTTGCAGCCCTGCCTATTCAGTTATTCCAGCTTTGAATGAAGCAGTGTTTTGCACATATGTATACAATAAAAAACACCTTGATGTGTGCTGCTACATTCACTGAAGTGCTACAAGTCTCCAGAGTTGTTACTGCCTTTATTGTGCCAAACATGTATTAGAGATTTAGAGGACGTGGCTGGCCTTTTAGAGCAGAACCACAAACCGCCAAGGACGCCTCAGGTCTGTCATCAGTTAGCCCCACCACcaagtgagagacagagacagagaggttgTTTAACTATTTGGTATCACAACCTGGCTCCACGTAAGGCTGGGAAATCAGTACAAATAATAGATTATCGACTTTCAGTGGAAATGCTGTAATGACATGATTATTGTTCTACAAATTTACTGTTGTCTAAATGATGGATTTCAGCAAGAGGAAGACTCCAATTTGTGATTTAAATAAGTACCTGAAAGTCTaacaacataaatacatatataataacacaataataataatactctGACAATGGTATCAACCACATGGCCTGGCTCCACTATAGTTCAATCTATTTTGGTCTTTGATAGAATGTCGTGGTGAGCCTCAGCTAGAGGCCCAGGAATGAACTGTAAGCATATAAGCTAACTGATCCAGTGTACTGCTACTATTGCTACTTCTGCCATTACTAATACTGGTACTATTCATTTTACTATTACTACGATTTATAGAGTTTTAGAGCAAGTCTCATGCCCATTTGAACATCAAAAGAATTACTAGTCAcattcctcctgttcacacTGGACTCGCAGTAATGGCTTCCTAGCACAATGTATGAAAGAGATGTGCAACTTCATAATGTATTTTTTGCTGCAACCACTTTCATTAATAATGACTGTATTCATATTTCTGCTCACAATTAATTACTGTTTAAAATAATTATCTGTCATTTATGTTAAATCTACAAATCGCTGTTAGGACAGTATGGCACAGTATAGCTTAACCTAAACTAGACTCTGTTTGCTGGGTGACTCATCCCATCTGCCTCCTTCCCACCCTCATCCCCCATCCCTTCTCGCTTGGCGGTTTGTTGTTTCAGGCCTCTCCTCTTCAACATGAGGGAAAAAGGTGTGCTTGTGCACCAGGCTAGCTGTTGAAACTTGCACTTGGAAAGTGTCTTGCGGCTCCCGGCCTGCCACAGTGAAGTTGTGTTTACGAAATGGCAGATTCACAATGGTGGTGCCAGCAGTTTGGAGGGGGATTTAGTCAGATCCCCTATTCAAGGGCAGTTGTTTCAATCTTCCGTTTCATCTGGCAGTGTGAAAAGAACTAGAGTGAAAAGTAGTAAAATGGACTTCTTTTTGTTGAAACCAAATGCACCCGAAACGCCTGTGTTTGGATTCTCACTCTCACTCGGTCCGTGTATGGAAATGCTGATGATGAGATTTGCTTTCATAGGATGTGTTATTTCGCTCCCATCCTTTTGGCTGACTAATGTTTAAGTACACCTGGCTGTTGGCTATGCTGCGCTGGTTTCTATGCTTTACCCCACTGTAAAGGAATGAGGGGGTTTGTTGGAAGTCTTGCCAGTTCTTTGAGGAGGCTGCGATTAAGACAAGATGGTGGAgccacacacatccaaacacctgggaaacagctgctgctgctgctgctgaggtaaCATTCAAAGACCAGTCCACTTCGGGCTAATAACCTTATCTCAGTGCGAAGTCGTGTCAGGCTAGAGCAGAAACTGTGTCTACACTAAACCTGATCCATCAGGGTGGATAAGTGAGGCCTTGGAGTGATTAATGATAAACTCAGTGGACTCCGATTGTACTTCTTGCTGAACACAATGTGATTATGTTTATAGGACTGACACGTTGTATTGTTTGGAAGTAAATCTTCAAACCTTTGTGTGGGCAGCATGATGTATGATGAGCTGGTGATGTTTTAAAGACGTGTATAAACAGATGTCAGATCAGAACAAAAAGGGCAACTTTTAGTAGTTGTGGTCACAGCGTTTGGCCTCTACTGGAGCAGTGGTTGAAACAGTCTTTGGCCATGTATTTTGCATTTAGTTTTGAGGAATTACTTGTTCCTGCTGATGACTGGCTAAACATGGACAATATGACATTATATTAATACAACGCAAGGGGCTGTTTTGGTGGGGGATTACTGATTCATGAAATAGGAttcaggaagtccagtttgagtcACAGATGGGCATCTGATGCATGTAGGCATAATATTCACTTCTGGGCCAACATGGCAGTGCAGCATGGCCTTCTacctctgtagatataaagagctcattctaagaaaatgaaaacatgattcaTATTTTTAGGTGACTTagactaatgaaaacaaatttcGGAATATCATATTTGATTTCTGCCATACTCTGCCACTAGATCCTCCTAAGTCCTACACACTGGTGCATTAAGCATTCAAAAACTAAATTAGGTTGGAATATTAGTATGGCAGAATCAAAGATCAaaggcttttttatttttcatagaTTATTATGCCCTTTCTGAGTGTAGGCTGCAGCTCTTTAGCAACTGAACATTCATTGTTACACAGTATTACTCTTTCTACAGCCTTATACATGCTGAATACAGCTATTTTACAGGAGTTGTCAACAGACATGAAGGAAATCTCTAGCTTAAGAAGAGGGCTAGGCAGTGAAAACAGATAAAGTGCTATATTTAATTACAAAATTCCTCCTACATTGTGTTTAAAAACTCAGATAGGTGATTGTTAACCATATAAGAAGATCTAAGTCGGATTTTGCCTTGAACTGCCTTGCTCAAGGTCACATAATAGCAACTGTGGGAAGAgagtttcctctcctctcagagTTTAGCAGCTGGTCTGGTTCAAACCCTCTTCTCGACAAAACGTGACCCCCTCCTTATACGCAAGGTTTTACACTTCACTAAACTATGCATGTTACAATTAAAGCGGGTGGATGTAATTCCCCTCAGAATGGTTTATTTACTCCTAAAGGAAAGTCTCTGAAATTGCTGCAACCAAAAAACAATTTGCGGCATAACAAGTGAGTGAGGCCTTGAAGGTTTCCACTTTTAAAAGGCGCTGTGGATCTCctgcagagtctgcagccaGCGACAACCTTCACATTTCCAGCCggggggaaaaagaaaacaccggCCAGATTGCAGAATAATTTCCCCTCTTTGATTCTGCGTCCAGAGAAATGAGACAGGAAGTTGACTATTCCTCCAGACCACCAATGACTGGCAGACGACTGATGGAGCCCTCTACCCCCTGGTCtcagatctgatctgatctcCATTTTCTGACCCCGTGTTACATGTTACACACTGACAACACTGATCCAGGGTCAGCTCCTCAGGCTATCTCTGCTCTCCACACCCCAGAGACTGAGCCAAGAAAATGAATTTAGCATGCCACAGCCTTATCTCATTGCCAGACACTCAGAATTTTGTAGCTAATTTGCTTTCATTATTCCCAGATGTGGtgacatgcagacagatgtTTATTATATTAAATAGCTATAGGCGGCTTGCAGAAATTATTATTCCTCTGTTATGAAGCTCAGGAAATCTGCTGAAGGATTTCTGTCTGACTTTTGCGACCACTGAGCTAGTTTTAACATTAGATATGCTTTGTCAGTACGAACACAGATCTAAAAAATGAGGAGACCCCAGCTTTTGGTATGTGAGGTCACACTCACTTTGGATCCGACTTTCCAAGTGCTGACAGACAAATCCAGCAAGATTTGTGTTGCGTTGCTTTCACGGATGGTTTTCGCTCTCCCTGGCTGATGGTTTGGGTTTCCCTCTTATGTGACGAAACATTTCGATCATTCGCAGATTATCTTCAAGCTTGGTGAGAATCTTTTGACCATATCGAATCACAGAAACAGCATTCACTTGGTGCAAACACCAGCTCAAGCCAACTTCAGCTtggaaacactgagctgcagaaatCCCACGGTCATATAATATGTTCGTACAAGTTGCCATCAGTGTGAATCCCAGCACGGACGCCATAAAACCCCATCAGACCCCATCAGACCGTCTCTTTTCAATCTCCAGTCCAGCCAGGGCTCTTTGTATGATTAAAAGCATATACAAGGGCTTTGCATCTTGCAGATGTTACCATAAATCACCGGTTGGCCCTGCCTCTGCAACTGGCTGCTTGACAAATGTTCCACAATAACTgcggcccccaccccacccttccagtaaaagagaaaaaaacaaaaaggggtaaatgagaaagaaaaaaaaagcctggaATTTCTACCCGGCTGCTTGTAACTCTTTCAGGACTATTGTAAAGTCTCAGCCATGTCAGCACA from Chaetodon trifascialis isolate fChaTrf1 chromosome 22, fChaTrf1.hap1, whole genome shotgun sequence includes:
- the lrig3 gene encoding leucine-rich repeats and immunoglobulin-like domains protein 3, whose protein sequence is MRSSSQPRSFAGLAVFFLVFLRLQRGSDARTCPPPCACSGELLDCSRLKRGQIPDTIPEWTVQLDLSHNKLQVLDSTLFSKLQHLSEIKLNHNELAAIPDLGPYASNITTLTLANNRITRISMEQLRPFLALETLDLSNNNIVDIKASSFPALPLKNLFLNNNRISSLETGCFTNLSNSLQVLRLNRNRLSTIPAKIFQLPHLQHLELSRNRVRRVEGLTFHGLHALRSLKMQRNGLSRLMDGAFWGLSNMEVLQLDYNNLTEVSKGWLYGLLTLQQLHLGHNAISRIRPDAWEFCQKLSELNLSSNHLSRLEESSFVGLSLLDELHIGNNRVSFIADGAFRGLSNLQMLDLQKNEISWTIEDMNGPFSALDKLKRLFLQGNQIRSVTKKSFSGLDALQHLDLSNNAIMSVQANAFSQMKNLQELRLNTSSLLCDCQLKWLPVWVAEQTFLPCVNASCAHPQMLKGRSVFAVSQEEFVCDDFPKPQITVQPETQSALKGTNVTFVCSAASSSDSPMTFAWKKDNEVLNDAEIHNQAHLRVQGGAGGETEVTEYTTTLQLRNVEFSSEGKYQCVISNHFGSSYSTKARLTVNMLPSFTKMPMDLSIRAGATARLECAAVGHPSPQIAWQKDGGTDFPAARERRMHVMPEDDVFFIVDVKTEDIGVYSCTAQNTAGAISANATLTVLETPSFLRPLMDRTVAKGETAVLQCIAGGSPPPRLNWTKDDSPLLVTERHFFAAANQLLIIVDAAEADAGKYTCEMSNALGTERGNVRLAVIPNPNCDSGVQGGVGVGMVSGAGSDDDGWTTVGIVIIAVVCCVVGTSLVWVVIIYHTRRRNEDCSVTNTDETNLPADIPSYLSSQGTLADRQDGYIPSESGSSHQYMASSISGFYLQPKDMNGLCQLDTGSEADMEAAIDPLLCHYQGPISSLLRRDMYSTDPSEVFTGCSIDQRPICIDSYSGSLTNSKRRDYFLSEHYDLCSSTVLMQLPNASLHHGPSQQQSDHRPTMEEGEANDYGRAHECLSPCNTFMGTFGKAPWRPHKDLYTDFGLPSVTHNGITLHENPYAAPDTESDQEENGFAKDSESEQSNSVYEQPFDSSRTDPITQRRTST